In Sebaldella termitidis ATCC 33386, one DNA window encodes the following:
- a CDS encoding phage tail tape measure protein gives MAAVQGLYVEIDFKFKNESLMQGINNAKKALKSLGADFQNVQKNIQKSGYRAGEVFKKINKDVSKTAQTMNKTASDINKSFNKVNGTKIDKPLDDFNKKAKQSVNLTNNLQKGINNIARGAAYKVGAMAVQGMQEGFKGVADVDFNIRGAVAKTGTMAQGYKEMLSLANEVGGKTKFNNLDAALAINSAATLGLMDKEIKELLPSTADLAQAFNSDLNKTLESTIAYIKTYNMETSEAVRVNDMVAMVSKKSAADLDRLQAGFQYVGSTAKSMNIPLESTFAVLGKLNDSGIYGSSAGTALNNFLVQMAKNAPDIEKLIGDKLTDKNGKLKSLPDIFQKVADKVKNLDDTTRSAVLFDLFGIRGGKNILTFLNQGVEGLKELEAQIKNSDGTVNEMARFMMQGIGGAIEELGSTWETAFQSVFQALEPLLMPIFVGLTSIGDVIIQLNKNFPELAQAIGTIAGLVIGKAVFKLMAKQIGMVKAALSGAMTLKMLALAAALFIVYQGIKRFKEALEKDKEAAAQWQKVIENAKGVLKELANIILDVIKAMFGFSEEKNKLIGDGPNKNPSSDLALFLNDVREALRKTQAKLEEFRDWIEKHKETFKKLGKFFKDWGPAILGSGIALFLILNPLWLIPIAVPLAIGALDKLNKALDETKDSAKKLKEDGDLGAFFEKEWKKLLLYTGTLTARNPGFLEAYDNYKNLSPERKQNITKQNSKTTIAGSLLYSKLPVSPAEMIYNKFKEIDWTGLAKKIYDSLNYVFFGGLASDLGTKVGEKIRSINWSGLWDSVVNIAKSKWDSFVQWMFGKISELKERFPLLAQGLNAFHNALEVAKGLLREIMNFSGKVITITLNFLQKGTIKGITNDVIEAGKKNTENAGNLLRGVQQEYTGTNYFSGGLTTINEKGDELIMGPSGMIVANNPSTMNIMSKLSNLESQTSQMRFRMGESQGSVNNITLNIGSVRSDDDITEIKRTLENLALS, from the coding sequence CAAAAAAAGCTTTAAAAAGCTTAGGTGCAGATTTTCAAAATGTACAAAAAAATATACAGAAATCTGGCTATAGAGCTGGCGAAGTTTTTAAAAAAATAAATAAAGATGTTTCTAAAACAGCACAAACTATGAATAAGACGGCAAGCGATATAAACAAAAGCTTTAATAAAGTAAATGGAACAAAAATAGATAAACCTCTCGACGATTTTAATAAAAAAGCAAAGCAATCAGTAAACTTAACTAATAACTTGCAAAAAGGAATAAACAATATAGCACGTGGTGCTGCATATAAAGTCGGAGCTATGGCTGTTCAAGGAATGCAAGAAGGATTTAAAGGTGTAGCTGATGTAGATTTTAATATTCGTGGTGCTGTAGCAAAAACTGGAACAATGGCTCAAGGCTATAAAGAAATGTTGTCGCTTGCTAATGAAGTAGGAGGAAAAACAAAGTTCAATAACCTTGACGCTGCCCTTGCTATTAATAGTGCAGCTACATTAGGGTTAATGGATAAAGAAATAAAAGAACTGTTACCCTCTACTGCTGATTTAGCACAAGCATTTAACAGTGACTTAAATAAAACCTTAGAATCCACAATCGCATATATTAAAACATACAATATGGAAACAAGCGAAGCAGTTAGAGTAAATGATATGGTTGCAATGGTTTCCAAAAAATCTGCAGCGGATCTTGATAGACTGCAAGCTGGATTTCAATATGTAGGAAGTACTGCTAAATCTATGAATATTCCGTTAGAATCTACATTTGCCGTTCTTGGAAAGCTAAATGATTCAGGTATTTATGGAAGTAGTGCTGGAACTGCCTTAAATAATTTCTTGGTTCAGATGGCTAAGAATGCCCCTGATATTGAAAAATTAATAGGGGATAAGTTAACGGACAAAAACGGTAAATTAAAATCATTGCCAGATATTTTTCAGAAAGTAGCAGATAAAGTAAAGAATTTAGATGATACTACAAGAAGTGCGGTATTATTTGATTTATTCGGTATTCGTGGTGGTAAAAATATCTTAACATTCCTGAATCAAGGTGTAGAAGGATTAAAAGAGTTAGAAGCACAAATAAAAAACAGTGATGGAACAGTAAATGAGATGGCTAGATTTATGATGCAGGGAATCGGAGGAGCAATAGAAGAATTAGGCTCTACATGGGAGACAGCATTTCAATCAGTATTTCAGGCACTTGAACCACTATTGATGCCTATTTTTGTTGGCTTAACTTCAATAGGTGATGTGATTATACAGTTAAACAAGAATTTTCCTGAGCTTGCACAGGCAATAGGAACAATAGCAGGACTTGTAATAGGAAAAGCAGTATTTAAGTTAATGGCTAAGCAGATAGGAATGGTTAAGGCGGCACTCAGCGGAGCAATGACACTAAAAATGTTAGCCTTAGCAGCAGCATTATTTATAGTTTATCAAGGTATAAAAAGATTTAAAGAAGCTCTTGAAAAGGATAAAGAAGCGGCAGCACAGTGGCAAAAAGTTATTGAAAATGCTAAAGGTGTATTGAAAGAGTTGGCAAATATAATACTGGATGTAATAAAAGCAATGTTTGGATTTAGTGAGGAAAAAAACAAACTTATAGGAGACGGGCCAAATAAAAATCCAAGTAGCGATCTTGCATTATTTTTAAATGATGTGAGGGAAGCTCTGAGAAAAACACAGGCAAAGCTTGAAGAATTTAGAGACTGGATAGAAAAACATAAAGAAACATTTAAGAAACTCGGTAAATTTTTTAAAGATTGGGGACCTGCTATATTAGGATCAGGAATAGCACTATTTCTAATTTTAAATCCTTTATGGTTGATTCCTATTGCTGTTCCACTTGCAATAGGTGCTTTAGACAAACTGAATAAAGCTCTTGATGAGACTAAAGATTCAGCAAAAAAACTGAAAGAAGATGGTGATTTAGGAGCCTTTTTTGAAAAAGAATGGAAAAAACTTTTATTATATACAGGAACACTTACAGCAAGAAATCCGGGTTTTCTTGAAGCATACGATAATTATAAAAATTTATCTCCGGAAAGAAAACAGAATATAACCAAACAAAACAGTAAAACAACTATAGCCGGAAGTCTATTATATTCAAAACTACCGGTTTCACCAGCGGAAATGATTTATAACAAGTTTAAAGAAATTGATTGGACAGGACTTGCAAAAAAGATATATGACTCTTTGAATTATGTTTTTTTTGGCGGACTAGCTTCAGACTTAGGAACAAAAGTAGGGGAAAAAATAAGGTCAATAAATTGGAGCGGTCTTTGGGATAGTGTTGTAAACATTGCGAAAAGTAAATGGGATAGTTTTGTTCAGTGGATGTTTGGGAAAATATCAGAATTAAAAGAAAGATTTCCATTATTGGCACAGGGATTGAATGCATTTCATAATGCTTTGGAAGTAGCTAAAGGATTACTGCGAGAAATTATGAATTTTTCAGGTAAAGTAATAACAATAACATTGAATTTTCTACAAAAAGGTACAATTAAAGGCATTACAAATGATGTAATTGAAGCTGGTAAGAAAAATACAGAGAATGCAGGTAATCTTTTAAGAGGTGTACAACAAGAATACACAGGAACAAACTATTTCAGCGGTGGACTGACTACTATTAATGAAAAAGGTGACGAATTAATTATGGGACCATCTGGAATGATTGTGGCTAATAACCCATCTACAATGAATATCATGAGTAAATTAAGTAATTTAGAATCACAAACATCACAAATGAGATTCAGAATGGGAGAATCACAAGGTTCAGTAAATAACATAACTCTTAATATAGGCAGTGTTAGAAGTGATGATGACATTACAGAAATAAAAAGAACATTAGAAAATTTAGCATTAAGTTAA
- a CDS encoding phage protein — protein MENCILFGRVASLRFETPPSEASGDTPAVESQIISLTNEQATFECNVQLDNTNNSNKATISIYNLPANIKNLLKKNTKVTITAGYEGENCSGTVFFGVIEKYKDSRNNEDIKTEITCTTANDEMKENKIKLSFPKNSKASSIISTVIKKTDLKNGEIKLGKDTVYERGKTLNGNVKKIFSTMARTTQSRFFISNRTVYFYPIGEVKKEEIQLITGSILTVEETDEGWKINTVLDHRIEEGVWVIIGYQNESLRQDIKGKFEVVKVNHRINAKQGDHKTEIEILTKIKEEEKAQEIKINGQKKRKTKKK, from the coding sequence ATGGAGAATTGTATATTATTTGGCAGAGTAGCATCTTTAAGATTTGAAACACCGCCTAGTGAAGCAAGTGGAGATACTCCGGCTGTTGAATCACAGATAATAAGTCTAACTAATGAACAGGCAACATTTGAATGTAATGTACAATTAGATAATACAAATAATTCAAATAAAGCAACTATAAGTATATATAATTTGCCTGCTAACATTAAGAACCTTCTTAAAAAGAATACTAAAGTGACAATTACAGCAGGATACGAAGGAGAGAATTGTTCAGGAACTGTATTCTTTGGAGTCATAGAAAAATATAAAGATTCACGTAATAATGAGGATATAAAAACAGAAATAACTTGTACTACTGCAAATGACGAGATGAAAGAAAATAAGATAAAGCTTTCTTTTCCTAAAAATTCTAAAGCTAGCTCAATTATAAGTACTGTTATCAAAAAGACAGACCTTAAAAACGGCGAAATAAAACTAGGTAAAGATACAGTATATGAAAGAGGAAAAACCTTAAATGGCAATGTAAAAAAAATATTTTCAACTATGGCAAGAACTACACAAAGTAGATTTTTCATTTCTAATAGAACAGTTTATTTTTATCCAATTGGAGAGGTAAAAAAAGAAGAAATACAATTAATAACTGGAAGTATATTAACAGTCGAAGAAACAGACGAGGGATGGAAAATAAATACAGTTTTAGATCACAGAATAGAAGAAGGCGTTTGGGTAATAATTGGTTATCAAAACGAGAGTTTAAGGCAAGATATAAAGGGTAAGTTTGAAGTTGTCAAAGTTAATCACAGAATTAATGCCAAACAAGGGGATCATAAAACTGAAATAGAAATACTGACTAAAATAAAAGAAGAAGAAAAAGCTCAGGAAATAAAGATAAATGGACAGAAAAAAAGAAAAACAAAGAAGAAATAA
- a CDS encoding baseplate J/gp47 family protein has protein sequence MGQLTNIGYKKETFSEHLTNIEKRWKARLNDNEFTFDFNAPEGIHNEALTYEITNLDEQILELSNMFNIDGAKGIFLDYIQKLLPVEPRYTGKYASGLVYVIVDTPVTILKDTIIKAGSLEFQVIADTNIDTVNKELYVRAVETGTEYNIGEREINSIEGYTVNEIYNPYPFTNGEDLESDSDFRYRLKNSKNIASTATYEAITTALLELDVVNDVIILDPKTNPSTENGTVEIIVDGTPDRKIAEAIKDTLAVGIMTLEDKKLESKSEEFTIAGNITTKVTYNILQFETLKIRVEVLEVNGEKDNRWTEPIQDELIKYVDSLKLGESILYNELHSEVNGIDEIRYAKVYVYDKTDDEYKTYDLNHKFTISPTQKFRLTRNDIEVIYV, from the coding sequence ATGGGGCAATTAACAAATATAGGATATAAGAAAGAAACATTTTCAGAGCATTTGACTAATATTGAAAAAAGATGGAAAGCCAGATTGAATGACAATGAATTTACATTTGATTTCAACGCTCCGGAAGGAATTCACAATGAAGCATTAACTTATGAGATAACAAACTTAGATGAACAAATACTGGAATTATCAAATATGTTTAATATAGATGGAGCAAAAGGTATATTTCTTGATTATATTCAGAAACTTCTTCCGGTAGAGCCAAGATATACGGGGAAATATGCAAGCGGTTTGGTCTATGTAATAGTAGATACTCCTGTAACAATCCTGAAAGATACAATTATTAAAGCTGGTAGTCTTGAATTTCAAGTTATAGCAGACACGAATATTGATACAGTAAATAAGGAACTTTATGTAAGAGCAGTTGAAACAGGGACAGAATATAATATCGGAGAGCGAGAAATTAATAGTATTGAAGGATATACAGTAAATGAAATATATAATCCATATCCTTTTACAAACGGCGAAGATCTGGAAAGTGATTCAGACTTCAGATACAGACTTAAAAATTCAAAAAATATAGCTTCGACAGCTACATATGAAGCTATAACAACAGCTTTATTAGAATTAGATGTTGTAAATGATGTTATCATTCTTGATCCAAAGACTAATCCTTCTACAGAAAATGGAACTGTGGAGATTATAGTTGATGGAACTCCGGATAGGAAAATAGCAGAAGCAATAAAAGATACTCTTGCGGTTGGAATAATGACTCTTGAAGATAAAAAACTTGAAAGTAAATCAGAGGAATTCACAATAGCTGGAAATATAACGACAAAAGTAACTTATAATATTTTACAATTTGAAACTTTAAAAATAAGAGTAGAGGTTCTTGAAGTAAATGGAGAAAAAGATAATCGGTGGACTGAGCCTATTCAAGATGAACTGATTAAATATGTAGATTCTTTAAAATTAGGAGAATCTATTCTGTATAATGAACTTCATTCTGAAGTAAATGGTATAGATGAAATAAGATATGCCAAAGTTTATGTTTATGACAAGACAGATGATGAATATAAAACATACGATTTAAATCATAAATTCACAATATCACCAACACAAAAATTCAGATTAACCAGAAATGATATAGAGGTGATTTATGTATAG
- a CDS encoding N-acetylmuramoyl-L-alanine amidase: MKKICLIIGHGQYKKDKNGQTYREPGATNPHNKYTEFQYNSELVPKISEKLKGQYEVLIENRGNNSIEDTSKINAFNPELIISFHCNDSENDTATGTEAIYYPGSVKGKGLATIVSKNVSAALGLKNRGAKEPWQGRGNGLLSRTKAPCIISEGFFIDNDNDLSAGLNKMNDYADAIVKSIHEFLGDETVQPNPDPVPDLDETIYIVKNGQKIGEIKYY; this comes from the coding sequence ATGAAAAAAATATGTTTGATAATAGGGCACGGACAATATAAAAAAGATAAAAATGGACAAACATACAGAGAACCGGGAGCGACTAATCCACACAACAAATATACTGAGTTTCAATATAACAGCGAATTAGTGCCTAAAATATCTGAAAAACTTAAAGGACAATATGAAGTCTTGATTGAAAATAGAGGTAATAACAGCATTGAAGATACAAGTAAAATAAATGCTTTTAATCCAGAGCTTATAATTTCATTTCATTGTAATGACTCGGAAAATGATACGGCAACAGGAACTGAGGCTATCTATTATCCCGGAAGTGTAAAGGGAAAAGGATTGGCAACAATAGTTTCTAAAAATGTTTCAGCAGCTTTAGGACTTAAAAATAGAGGGGCAAAGGAGCCGTGGCAAGGAAGGGGGAATGGATTATTATCGAGAACGAAAGCACCTTGCATTATCAGTGAAGGCTTTTTCATTGATAATGATAATGATTTAAGTGCCGGATTAAATAAAATGAACGATTATGCAGATGCAATTGTTAAAAGCATACATGAATTTTTAGGAGATGAAACAGTGCAGCCAAATCCTGATCCGGTTCCAGATCTGGATGAAACTATTTATATAGTAAAAAATGGACAAAAAATAGGAGAAATAAAATATTATTAG
- a CDS encoding excalibur calcium-binding domain-containing protein: protein MRKMKRIILLIAVIGLILITAGYGYYIKEKETFYNCTQAKLKGYYNIPKESKLYRKSLDRDNNGVACEVSEDQL, encoded by the coding sequence ATGAGGAAGATGAAGAGAATTATATTATTAATAGCCGTAATAGGATTAATTCTTATTACGGCTGGGTATGGATATTATATAAAAGAAAAAGAGACATTCTATAACTGTACTCAAGCAAAATTGAAAGGTTATTACAACATTCCAAAAGAGAGCAAATTATATAGAAAATCATTAGATAGAGACAATAATGGTGTGGCTTGTGAGGTTAGCGAGGATCAGTTATGA